In the genome of Cryptomeria japonica chromosome 8, Sugi_1.0, whole genome shotgun sequence, one region contains:
- the LOC131857730 gene encoding uncharacterized protein LOC131857730, producing MEFDGSCAVLGSSAGVVLIPPSGNPIPFSFKLEFKNTNNTAEYEALLLGLAEAKRLGVKLLRAKGDAELIVKQARRLFSVKNERLKHYRNRVWDEIEDLDAFSIEAIPRELNSKVDSLAVSASLLVPHPKFVEDIYRVELIYRPNVPDNSDSWQVFENDKKINNFMQSVDMFFAMYFEGSDAECKEFSLERAKELPDGIMQLKGNKIPKGLVSLEHLFDRNDAYKNNKEKERFISLLVEFKDVFSWCYDDLKNFREGKFKHQIPLKPGASPF from the exons atggagtttgatggtagttgtgcagTGTTAGGTTCTAGTGCAGGGGTAGTGTTAATACCACCTTCTGGCAAtcctattcctttttcttttaagctagaattcaaaaataccaacaatacagCTGAGTATGAGGCTTTGTTGCTAGGTTTAGCTGAAGCTAAGAGATTGGGGGTGAAACTCTTGCGGGCTAAAGGAGATGCTGAACTAATTGTAAAACAGGCCAGAAGGTTGTTTAGTGTTAAAAATGAGAGGCTGAAACACTATCGAAATAGAGTTTGGGACGAAATCGAGGATTTAGACGCATTTTCCATTGAAGCAATACCTAGAGAATTGAACTCAAAAGTAGATTCATTAGCAGTCTCAGCTTCATTGCTAGTTCCACATCCCAAATTTGTTGAGGATATTTACAGGGTAGAGTTGATATATCGACCCAATGTCCCAGACAACTCTGATTCTTGGCAGGTATTTgagaatgataaaaaaataaataacttTATGCAAAGTGTAGACATGTTTTTTGCCATGTATTTTGAAGGTTCAGATGCAGAGTGCAAAGAATTTTCACTAGAACGAGCCAAGGAGTTGCCTGATGGAATCATGCagttgaaaggaaacaagattcCTAAAGGGCTGGTTTCTTTGGAGCATCTATTTGATCGTAATGATGCCTACAAGAATAATAAAG AAAAGGAAAGGTTCATTAGCCTCCTGGTGGAGTTCAAGGATGTGTTTTCTTGGTGTTATGACGATCTTAAAAATTTCAGAGAAGGAAAATTCAAGCACCAGATTCCCCTGAAGCCTGGAGCAAGCCCTTTCTGA